A stretch of the Nitratireductor thuwali genome encodes the following:
- a CDS encoding ABC transporter substrate-binding protein, with translation MTDRGRKRVLALSGLGLIAGALFFTPALSRAEDAPPARVMSLNVCTDQLAMMLAAPGQLVSVSFLAREPSLSPLHAAAQRFPVNRGRAEEVFLARPDLIVTGTYSLHNTTELLKKLGFRVEEFSFAQTLDTIPGEIRRMGALLGQRDEAKEVAARFEAELADIRSRQCAAKPSALAYDQNGVALGAGTLADSVVAAAGFRNLAAEKGVTGMAPFPIEEIVADPPDIIITSAGGDDAPSLGERVPRHPALQSLPGTRIGAFVPQGAWSCGSLATLDAVKALFALRREIAPCSETESDS, from the coding sequence ATGACTGACCGAGGCCGGAAGCGCGTTCTGGCCTTGTCCGGCCTGGGCCTCATCGCCGGCGCCCTCTTCTTCACGCCGGCGCTTTCGCGAGCGGAAGACGCACCACCCGCCCGCGTCATGTCGCTGAATGTGTGCACAGATCAGCTCGCAATGATGCTGGCCGCGCCCGGCCAACTGGTTTCGGTCTCCTTCCTCGCCCGCGAGCCCAGCCTGTCGCCGCTGCATGCCGCGGCGCAACGATTTCCCGTCAACCGCGGACGGGCCGAAGAAGTGTTCCTGGCACGGCCGGACCTCATCGTCACCGGGACCTACTCTCTGCACAACACGACCGAGCTTCTGAAGAAACTCGGTTTTCGCGTCGAGGAATTCTCCTTCGCCCAGACCCTCGACACGATCCCCGGCGAAATCCGCCGCATGGGCGCGCTTCTGGGACAGCGGGACGAGGCGAAGGAAGTCGCCGCCCGGTTCGAGGCGGAGCTCGCCGACATTCGTTCGAGGCAATGCGCGGCAAAGCCCTCCGCCCTCGCCTATGACCAGAACGGCGTCGCCCTGGGCGCCGGCACTCTGGCCGATTCGGTCGTCGCAGCCGCCGGCTTCCGCAATCTTGCGGCGGAAAAGGGCGTCACCGGCATGGCCCCCTTCCCGATCGAGGAGATCGTGGCCGATCCTCCCGACATCATCATCACCTCCGCAGGCGGGGACGACGCTCCGTCGCTGGGCGAGCGCGTCCCCCGCCATCCGGCATTGCAAAGCCTCCCCGGAACGCGCATTGGCGCTTTCGTGCCGCAAGGCGCCTGGTCCTGCGGCAGCCTGGCCACGCTCGACGCGGTGAAAGCCCTTTTCGCATTGCGCCGGGAGATCGCGCCGTGCAGCGAAACGGAGAGCGATTCATGA